Proteins from a single region of Trichoderma asperellum chromosome 3, complete sequence:
- the YPT5 gene encoding GTPase Ypt5 yields the protein MAARAPPAGRPGLNTRFAQFKLVLLGESAVGKSSIVLRFVKDQFDSFRESTIGAAFLTQTISLDENTTVKFEIWDTAGQERYKSLAPMYYRNANCAVVVYDITQSASLDKAKAWVKELQRQANENIIIALAGNKLDLVNEQPDKRAIPTADAEAYAREAGLLFFETSAKTAENVRELFTAIAKKLPLDQAGPRHARPGQRPGVSLAPENSNTNVNGPCGC from the exons ATGGCCGCTCGAGCACCGCCTGCTGGCCGACCCGGCCTCAACACCCGCTTTGCGCAGTTTAAGCTCGTCCTTTTGG GCGAGTCTGCTGTTGGAAAG AGTTCAATAGTCCTTCGTTTTGTTAAG GATCAATTCGACTCCTTCAGAGAATCCACCATTGGAGCGGCTTTCCTTACTCAGACCATCTCCCTCGATGAGAACACGACGGTCAAGTTTGAGATTTGGGATACGGCCGGCCAGGAGCGATACAAGTCGCTTGCCCCCATGTACTACCGAAATGCCAACTGTGCCGTTGTTGTATATGATATCACGCAATCT GCATCACTAGATAAAGCGAAGGCGTGGGTAAAAGAACTGCAGCGCCAAGCAAATGAGAACATTATCATTGCGCTTGCTGGAAACAAACTTGATTTGGTCAACGAACAGCCCGATAAGCGAGCCATCCCAACTGCAGATGCCGAGGCCTACGCCCGAGAGGCcggccttctcttcttcgagaCGTCTGCCAAGACTGCTGAGAACGTGCGCGAACTTTTCACCGCCATTGCAAAGAAGCTTCCCTTGGACCAAGCCGGACCTAGACACGCGCGGCCTGGCCAGCGACCTGGTGTCAGCCTCGCACCAGAGAATTCCAACACTAATGTCAACGGACCATGCGGCTGCTAA